The nucleotide window GGGCCgacctcaaaaaataaaagacaataaTGCAAGTTACTTGAGACAACTCACCATATATACTGTCAACTTCTGTGAAGTGTGAACCTAACTATgctaaaaaaaacaaggaagaaaatgaagacAATATATGCCAAAACTGGTTGAAACTTTTATCAGTGTATATAGTATATTGAGAAACTTATCCTTATCAAATTAAGAAGACCATTGATTATAAACTTCTTTTTCatagaaaattttattataagttAGTACATATAAAGTCTGAGTTGATTGAGAAATACAATTTGTCTTGTGGACAAACATGTCACCTTAATTGCTTCTAGGGACCACAACTTTATTTAAGGATAGTAGGATAAGACAACTAATTAAGAACGTTCATCAATATTCAACACCgtggattttaaaattaatcttaTAGTAATACTCTAGTtcattgtaaaattaaaaatgtataatacatatttttttcctttgaaaaggaaaatatataaTACACCTAATATTAAACTTTTAAGTATCTTAAATTGTAATTGAAACTTTGGGATAAAAGaaagagtaaataggcaattatcctccaaaattacataatgttagtcaatttaccttCTCCGTCAATTTCTTCCATTAGTCAACATAACGTGGCATTTGATCGTCTATGTGGCATTGTCACGTGTCTGACGTGTCATGCCACGTCACATGGGGGAAAATTGACCAACGCTGTGCAATTTTGAGGGGTAATTGGAGTATTGTTAATGTTAggggataattgacgaaacttacaattttgagGGAGGAGGGacaattgcctatttactcataaAAGAAACTTCATTTAGAGGTTTGATCATCACCTTAAGGATAAAAACTAACAATGACCGtttcaaaaaatatacatgAAATTTACTTCAAgcttcaaaataatttatactaaCAACTGCATGTTAAACATCCTGATTAGAAGTTGGAATCTTGCTCCTTTTACTAACAAACTCTCCACACCTGAAAATAACCTTCAATGCCCTCAACGGCAGTTTAGAGGATCTTTTTAACTGTCATTGGGGATATTCaagttgaagatttttttcAGATGCGGGAGAGCAATTTTGTTGGTAAGATCAAGATGAACAATTTTCTAAAAGTTGCAGTTCAGAGGCAAGTGATGACTTGGGTCCAAGCACATCTGATCCACAAGAGTTACCCAGCCCAAGGCCCACCCACGCTATCACCAACACTTGGTGGaagtattattatatttcattttattttttgaaatagcaTTATATTTTCTCAGAATTCTCATGTGTAAAAATGAGATAAGTCTTGCAACatatgcaattttatttttactattgaATCAATAAGTCTTACCATTGACTCAAATGAAATATGATGAGACTTTTTCGGAATAGTTTATtgaataaaagtaaaaacaatttatagacATTGCATAAACTTTTCACAAGGGAAAATCATGTTACCAACTCCAACATCTTGTTGATAAAAGTAGAATTCTAGTAATGCcaaatattttgtttctttatttaagATGATAACAATATGAATTGTTATAGAAccatgaaataattgaaagcaTACATAAATAATTAGTATTTATATTGATAGTATATATAGATGTTGAAATCAGTATACATGAGCATATAGTATTCCAAttctgtaacaaaaaaatatagtattcCAACTCTGATGTTATTTCTTCTCAAAATAATCATCTGGCAAACGCGACACAATGTGAACTTTGGTAGCATTATAACAATTATTTGAACCCCATTTAAGTGCTTTTTGAGAGCTTCCACTTTTTATGCTTTCAAGAGTATTGAAAACCTCACTCATGGAAGGTCTCATGTCTCTTTGAGGTTGTAAACAGGCAAATGCTAACTCTGCCACTGCACCTACCGTTTGACTTACCCAATTGTCTGATTGAAATCCAAGAGTCGGGTCGACAAGCTTTTCGAGTTGTCCCTTAAGGATTTTATCCATAGCGAAatcagaaagaaaagaaagttttTCATCCTCACTAAATGCTGGCAAAGAGGATATCAACTCAACCAATATCACTCCGAAGCTGTAAACATCGCTTTTATCCGAAAGATGACAATGTTCGTAATACTCTGGATCAATATAACCAGGAGTTCCAGCAGGATCGGTCGTAACATGAGTGGCGCCGTTTGGCACAAGGCGCGACAATCCAAAGTCTGCTACCTTGGCATTCAAACTCTTGTCAAGTAGAATATTACTAGTTTTCACATCACGGTGGATAACATTGGAAGCATGAAGATAAGCCAATGCACTTGCAGTTTGTAATGCGACGTTTAATCGAGCAGGCCACGGGAACGTGTGTTTATGAAGACGACAAGACACAGTTCCATTCGGAACGTATTCTTGCACGAGAAGTAGCTCACGTGTCTGAGGAGAGGTGCAACCATAAAGTTGGACAAGATTTGCGTGCCTCATGCGAGTTAACATTGAAACTTCATTGATGAACTTTCTTAATGTTTCCTCCTCAAGCTTGTTATCATGTAACCTTAACATCTTGAACTTGTCTTTATGTAAGCGCTTTATTGCAACAAGACGCCCATCTTTAAGTGTTCCTATATGATATTAACAAAATTGATTAAGTATATATCACTCACTATCCAATTCTCTGTATCGTATATTCAATACAGGAAGAAATTTTTTGTCACATATTCTATCATAGTTACCAAAAAAGAATTCTTATTGAATACTGACTGATACATGCCAAAAAGAATTTGAGGGGAGTCTTCTCAGTTACTGATTGAAAGGATAGATTACATATTCAAGATAAAAAATGAACGATTTTAAAGGAGATGCATTGTCGGTATCAAACAGTTTTACACCGACATCCAATGAGAACTCATGATATTTTCATGAAAGCCCatgcaatttaaaaataactgCAAAAGTCTAGAGACTAATTGGACGTCATTGTAAAAACTAGTTTACACTAACGCTGCATGTCCTTTTGTCTCAAAACGAAATCTAAAATTCAACATGAATGAACATAATATTGAAGTTTCCATGGTACTAAGGTATGTTTAGAAGGGTTTATTTAAACTTATCTTGTGAAATAGTCATAAGAACTTGTGTAACAATATGAATCAGCTcaaaattatagattatgatataCTCATTgaaattttcagtttttcttatataaacaaCTTAGACAAATCTTATTTTGATCCTCTCTTCAACTATAAAAAGCAGTTTCTACATAAGTTCGTATACACTATATACATAAGCTGATATATCACTACATAAAACAGAATCTAACTACAAACTTGAAAGTGAAATAAAGTGGATGTTTTTACCAGAGTAAACTGTTCCATAGCCTCCCTTCCCAAGTATTCTACTATTGTCAAAGTTACTGGTAGCTTCTTCAAGTTCAGAATACTTGAATATCTCACTCTCAGTAATGTTGCATTGATTGTTCTGGACCTCAGAATCAATCATCAATGCTTCAGCACCGTGACTACTTGGTAACTCAGAAATCACATTCACCGGAACTGACTCATCACATTTGCTTGTAACCTTAGAATCTACAGACACCATTTGATCATTGTTGATTGCCTTCTCAGAACTCACAGCCCCGAAATTGCTACATTTCTCCTCAAAACCCCTTGTTAATGAAGGGttgtttttctttccatttccaTCAGGGGAAAAACAGTGacacaaaaaagagaaaatcgGCATCACTAAGTGTTGTCAATCGCAGATCACAGAAAATAGCGATTTATTCAAATTACGCTATGCTACAATGCTATAGCTGCTATTTAAAAATACTCTGTACTAAATCGTGTAGCGTAGAATAATAACAGCGGTTAAAATTTCCGCCACACTATAGTGCTATAAcactgctatttgacaacactgacgGAGAGTCAGACACGGCTTATATCTATGTTAAGTaccacaacttttgaaaaagtggTCGTAAGATTTAAGCAGCTTAATTTACATATTTAGAAATCTTAGAAAATTCCCTTAAACAAACCCAGATTCATAGAAAATTCACACTCACCAATAACCATtccacaaaacaaaaaatcaaattgatctAAGTATTGACATTGATAGAAACAGTATTAAAATTTGACAGCTAAATAACCTCAAAGTGATCTAAAAAGGTAAAATTTAAAGATTCTTCATAATTGTGTGGTTTTGAATAAAAATGGAAACTTTTTAGGATCAAAAGAAATGGGTGCTAATTTTTTGTGAGGATTaaccaaaataaacaaaagggTAACAATTAAACCAAGCAttcttccaaaatattgaaGATCTGTTATAGCTACTAGCAAGGAACGTTCTCTATAGTGAAAGAAGCGCGTAAAGCAgaaaattttaaacaattgtGACAAATTATCACCTGATGGAAAGGAAGGAATGGAGGATGAAGAAGTGTTTGTGGCAAAAGATGGAAGGTCGCAGGAAGAAGCAAAAGTCGACAAATAGAAGAAAATTAGAGTGTAAAGTAAATCATCAAATTTGGGTGTCCTTAGTTGCTATCCCgactatattaatattttaaattaatcacCTTCGTTAATTAGATTCTTCGTTATATGATGAAGAGTAatttaattgagaaatttttgacaaatataaaaactaatatgaaatattaataaatcaataactaattttaaaatgacttataaAATAAGGATCAATTCGATGATTAACTCAACaaaattatgattttcttaACACAAAAATTTAATCATAAACAATTTTACCACTCCATTCATTGTAAAAATGTAAGTTCTTTTTTTCAGAAGATCTAAATCATTaaattaagaataaaatattcacATTAACTTACCattattcatttattcatttgTATTGAGATTATTATAAACAAGTGAATGATTTTTTCTTGAATAATGATTCAAAGTTAAGTGTTATCgtaaaatgtttatttatgttagaatagattaaaatgtaatatatatttagGGGGgtgtattcaattgagatttcaaaggattttaaaagacttttttgttttaaaaaagtctttaggtattcaatcaagacttttaagGAATCTAAAATATTCTTGTGatattcaattaggattttcaagattttttaatgagtccaaTAAAATCTAGTGGTATTCAATTCAGATTTTGTACAGCTTAAAAATTGTCTATTGGTATTCAAAATTCtaaggattttaatggattgttatgagtaatggattttgtgagactttttagTGTAAAATGCATCTACTAACAATCTCACATCTAGCCTTGAGACTTTTTTGTCTCCCACACATAGTCTTGAGATTTTTTTAGTTGCTTCtcgttattttcttttttacggTAGTTGCTTCTCGAGTCTCGACGTTGCTGTTCACGTTCcagtcccaaaaaaaaaatcttccagCACACGTTACATAGTTATCACATTTCACTTTAAAGTTTTACAGATTTTACTGTTCTTTAGCAGTTTTGTGCAAgtcatttttttactaatatcatttttatgaagTTATAAAGTTTTGTGCAAGCAGTAAAATATGAACAAtatcattaaaatataaaatataaaaatgccTTGCACAAgtcatttttttactaatatcaTTTCTTTAGCAGTTTTGTTCAAGCAGTAAAAATGCCTTACAGATTGTTATGAAGTTTTGTgcaagtcattttttttttcctactaatatcattatttattatttttttagcggattgttttgttgttgttatatgcCTTACGATTACTGTTAAATGACCATAATAGTGCAGTACAGtcttggaaaaaataaaaacatccaTAAGCATTTAGGAAAAACACAATTAACTTCTTGATATAATCCATTGAAATCttgatagtcttttaaaatcttataaaatcttAAGATATAAATCCCTTGAAATCCTTGagaatcttttaaaatcctaaaagTCATTAAAATCTTGCATAATCTTTTAATATCCACTAgactttttcatacaaaaatagtcttttaaaattctaatcAAATACACCCCCCTTAATTATTAAAAGAGATGATTATAATTCAATTATCTCTTAGAGTGAAGAGTGTGATATACTCTCGATTTTACTTTAATTCTCTTTTATAATACATCTCGTGGCAGAGAGAGTGTGGTTTGatagtaatatatttcattttacctTTTTAATAGAATTTACTCTCAATTTTACTTctaaatgtatatttttacaTAAGACATACGAAGAGAAGGAAATATAACTTTTAACATAAGCGATCGTTACCAAGCTTCACTTAGATCAGTGGAGAATGTAATTTAcgcaattttttttgtatttttgacaaaattttacGCAAATTGTCATCAATTTACTTTTTGatagaaaatgtatttttttttaagaatgaaaATGTATTAATTGTTGTAGACTATTATTGTAAAATACTTGTTACAAACGTTTAAGTATATCTTCATCTATATCATGATGTGTGATTGTCTACATTTTATATGAGTAATGAACCTcttaaaaatactttaaatgTGTGGAGATTTACCATTTGTATGGTAAAAAATTGAGAATAACATaatcttttattaaaatatactaaaaaaataatatgttccACATTTAAATCGAGTTCACATTAGACGGCttataaatgatttttatttacaGAAACAAAATGATAGtataaattcattcaaattgatagagaaCAACATTTAACATCGTTAAAATCATatacgaacaaactcacatcatccaagTTAATAACATATAACGACAAAATaccaataaataatatgataaaattaaaatgacttGAATATTCATGTCTTCAGATCTTCAACATTACGTTCAAATTATCGATTGAATAACAGGGAATGATACAATCTCTGTTATTCAATATTTCAGGGAATGTTTCATGTATTGGGATGATACAATCCAAAAACCCCCATTATAACAGGGAatgtttcatgtttttttttctttttcgaattataaaatccgaGCACTCCATACACACGCCTCTTGTGCCAAGTATTTAGGAAAACTTGGTTTATATTATATAACCCAAACTGTATCAGCACAAGGACTGAGTCTGTTTGAGACAGGAATAGTCAGTTTAAGAGCTATAATTACCTTCATAACCCCTTCCTTGTGCTTCAGGTCATTGTTAGGTGTTCCCGTGGAGTCtcagtaaaaaaatatattttcaggcTATTTGGTTGAATTGCTCCGAAACATGTTTagaaaatgagaagaaaaaaaataaaggatcaTGATTTCTGTAAAAGAGACTTCTTATGGAACTCCGTcactcaaaatccaaaattccatcgttttcatttttattttatttttcatattctcaaaaaaatccgaaaaaaatgttttagttttctttgacTTTTAGAATTTTTGGTggtatttttcttgattttatttgacatgtttttatcattttttttttgttatttttaaacgCAATGTTCAAAACTATTGAATTGGCATAGATTATGATTCTTGCTTGTAAAGTTTTcatatttcggattttataatacgaaaataaaaaaaaagtttgaattatataatatgaaacaaTGTTATTTTCGTAAAAAATTATGGCACGTGAGAAATTAATAGGGTGGAAAAATAACatccaaataaatataaatcaaCAAATAATATAACTTTTTCCTTAAATTTTGATAGCATTTTCAGTTCAAACGAAATATCCAACCCAAAATCGAAATGGATCCGAGCAAAGACATATCAACAAAATATAACTTCGAATCATGGTGCAGCCTAGATTTGCTACGTCAGGGATGGTTAACCCCGACCACCGCCGTCTTGCGAATTATTGGCGGGGTCGAGAGGTCCTTTCCAATTCTACATCGTACTCTCTGAAACCTTTTCATATTCTTCTTACTAGTATAGtgacccgtgccaagcacggggaaataaaaaactttttttgatCAAGtgtatagattttatattatgttatcttaAAGTTATATAAGTATGgttataatttgaatttgatatggaaaaaagtatcatcttaattttgttaattttgtatatatttaaaaatatctaaacattgcatataaCGATTAAAGTATTTGGATTTATActtatactaattatttgtagtataagatgtaattattgttaaacttagcatatgcaatatttttgcaaaaatacgcGGACgtactgtatattattatttgttgacataatgtattatattaatcataaaaactaaaaaattgtatttttttttatataatagtcaCTGTCAGACGTATACACCTAGTCTGTGAATgcaaatgttaaattttttacgggtgtgtataaatatagtttgggctacagaaacgccgattgttatttgtttttattttttacaaaaccaacggtctaatgtaaatattgtattttagggtaACAACGAATTTTCACCCGATCGACAAACAGAACCAGAgcttaaatactctttctcttcacctggaatcagtgacatcatatattcgttaacatgctcaacagaatcaagcgttggtgcgagtattcccctttcttggaaaaataGCGGGTCACCAAGGTTATCATTTAAATCGAGATACACAATGTCTATAAGTGACATCAACGGATTTGTTGTGTCCGATATGAGCAAATCTTCAggaatttctaccttcatttcaCCATCTCATCCGAAGCGCCGTTGCCTTCTCTAATTGAGAGTATCCATTTGCCAAAATTAGCAATTTATTCCTGCTCTGCAGGTACCAAAGATGCACCCAATCCCATATTAACAGTAAGCCTCAACACATTACAATAAGCTCATATCTTTGATGAACTGATTGAGGCATCAACAATATCATGCCTCGTTCCTTTTCGGATGACATGCAATATCTGCCTgaaatcaccacctaaaacttTTGTCTTTCCACCAAAAGGTCTAAACTCGTTTAGGGGATCATTCTTGGACATGATATACGCATTGATCGATCAACTGCCTCAAAACACCATCGGTGCATCATTGGAGCCTCATTCC belongs to Medicago truncatula cultivar Jemalong A17 chromosome 6, MtrunA17r5.0-ANR, whole genome shotgun sequence and includes:
- the LOC25496793 gene encoding LEAF RUST 10 DISEASE-RESISTANCEUS RECEPTOR-LIKE PROTEIN KINASE-like 1.2 isoform X2 yields the protein MVSVDSKVTSKCDESVPVNVISELPSSHGAEALMIDSEVQNNQCNITESEIFKYSELEEATSNFDNSRILGKGGYGTVYSGTLKDGRLVAIKRLHKDKFKMLRLHDNKLEEETLRKFINEVSMLTRMRHANLVQLYGCTSPQTRELLLVQEYVPNGTVSCRLHKHTFPWPARLNVALQTASALAYLHASNVIHRDVKTSNILLDKSLNAKVADFGLSRLVPNGATHVTTDPAGTPGYIDPEYYEHCHLSDKSDVYSFGVILVELISSLPAFSEDEKLSFLSDFAMDKILKGQLEKLVDPTLGFQSDNWVSQTVGAVAELAFACLQPQRDMRPSMSEVFNTLESIKSGSSQKALKWGSNNCYNATKVHIVSRLPDDYFEKK
- the LOC25496793 gene encoding LEAF RUST 10 DISEASE-RESISTANCEUS RECEPTOR-LIKE PROTEIN KINASE-like 1.2 isoform X1, coding for MPIFSFLCHCFSPDGNGKKNNPSLTRGFEEKCSNFGAVSSEKAINNDQMVSVDSKVTSKCDESVPVNVISELPSSHGAEALMIDSEVQNNQCNITESEIFKYSELEEATSNFDNSRILGKGGYGTVYSGTLKDGRLVAIKRLHKDKFKMLRLHDNKLEEETLRKFINEVSMLTRMRHANLVQLYGCTSPQTRELLLVQEYVPNGTVSCRLHKHTFPWPARLNVALQTASALAYLHASNVIHRDVKTSNILLDKSLNAKVADFGLSRLVPNGATHVTTDPAGTPGYIDPEYYEHCHLSDKSDVYSFGVILVELISSLPAFSEDEKLSFLSDFAMDKILKGQLEKLVDPTLGFQSDNWVSQTVGAVAELAFACLQPQRDMRPSMSEVFNTLESIKSGSSQKALKWGSNNCYNATKVHIVSRLPDDYFEKK